Proteins from a genomic interval of Drosophila melanogaster chromosome 2R:
- the Dcr-2 gene encoding Dicer-2, isoform B has product MEDVEIKPRGYQLRLVDHLTKSNGIVYLPTGSGKTFVAILVLKRFSQDFDKPIESGGKRALFMCNTVELARQQAMAVRRCTNFKVGFYVGEQGVDDWTRGMWSDEIKKNQVLVGTAQVFLDMVTQTYVALSSLSVVIIDECHHGTGHHPFREFMRLFTIANQTKLPRVVGLTGVLIKGNEITNVATKLKELEITYRGNIITVSDTKEMENVMLYATKPTEVMVSFPHQEQVLTVTRLISAEIEKFYVSLDLMNIGVQPIRRSKSLQCLRDPSKKSFVKQLFNDFLYQMKEYGIYAASIAIISLIVEFDIKRRQAETLSVKLMHRTALTLCEKIRHLLVQKLQDMTYDDDDDNVNTEEVIMNFSTPKVQRFLMSLKVSFADKDPKDICCLVFVERRYTCKCIYGLLLNYIQSTPELRNVLTPQFMVGRNNISPDFESVLERKWQKSAIQQFRDGNANLMICSSVLEEGIDVQACNHVFILDPVKTFNMYVQSKGRARTTEAKFVLFTADKEREKTIQQIYQYRKAHNDIAEYLKDRVLEKTEPELYEIKGHFQDDIDPFTNENGAVLLPNNALAILHRYCQTIPTDAFGFVIPWFHVLQEDERDRIFGVSAKGKHVISINMPVNCMLRDTIYSDPMDNVKTAKISAAFKACKVLYSLGELNERFVPKTLKERVASIADVHFEHWNKYGDMTATVNKADKSKDRTYKTECPLEFYDALPRVGEICYAYEIFLEPQFESCEYTEHMYLNLQTPRNYAILLRNKLPRLAEMPLFSNQGKLHVRVANAPLEVIIQNSEQLELLHQFHGMVFRDILKIWHPFFVLDRRSKENSYLVVPLILGAGEQKCFDWELMTNFRRLPQSHGSNVQQREQQPAPRPEDFEGKIVTQWYANYDKPMLVTKVHRELTPLSYMEKNQQDKTYYEFTMSKYGNRIGDVVHKDKFMIEVRDLTEQLTFYVHNRGKFNAKSKAKMKVILIPELCFNFNFPGDLWLKLIFLPSILNRMYFLLHAEALRKRFNTYLNLHLLPFNGTDYMPRPLEIDYSLKRNVDPLGNVIPTEDIEEPKSLLEPMPTKSIEASVANLEITEFENPWQKYMEPVDLSRNLLSTYPVELDYYYHFSVGNVCEMNEMDFEDKEYWAKNQFHMPTGNIYGNRTPAKTNANVPALMPSKPTVRGKVKPLLILQKTVSKEHITPAEQGEFLAAITASSAADVFDMERLEILGDSFLKLSATLYLASKYSDWNEGTLTEVKSKLVSNRNLLFCLIDADIPKTLNTIQFTPRYTWLPPGISLPHNVLALWRENPEFAKIIGPHNLRDLALGDEESLVKGNCSDINYNRFVEGCRANGQSFYAGADFSSEVNFCVGLVTIPNKVIADTLEALLGVIVKNYGLQHAFKMLEYFKICRADIDKPLTQLLNLELGGKKMRANVNTTEIDGFLINHYYLEKNLGYTFKDRRYLLQALTHPSYPTNRITGSYQELEFIGDAILDFLISAYIFENNTKMNPGALTDLRSALVNNTTLACICVRHRLHFFILAENAKLSEIISKFVNFQESQGHRVTNYVRILLEEADVQPTPLDLDDELDMTELPHANKCISQEAEKGVPPKGEFNMSTNVDVPKALGDVLEALIAAVYLDCRDLQRTWEVIFNLFEPELQEFTRKVPINHIRQLVEHKHAKPVFSSPIVEGETVMVSCQFTCMEKTIKVYGFGSNKDQAKLSAAKHALQQLSKCDA; this is encoded by the exons ATGGAAGATGTGGAAATCAAG CCTCGCGGCTATCAACTTCGCCTGGTTGACCACCTAACGAAGAGCAATGGCATTGTCTACCTGCCCACAGGATCTGGGAAAACGTTCGTGGCCATCCTGGTCCTAAAGCGCTTCTCGCAGGACTTTGACAA ACCCATCGAAAGCGGCGGAAAGCGTGCGTTGTTCATGTGCAATACTGTGGAATTGGCCCGACAACAGGCGATGGCCGTCAGGCGGTGCACCAACTTTAAGGTTGGCTTTTATGTGGGTGAACAGGGAGTGGATGACTGGACGCGCGGAATGTGGAGTGATGAAATCAAAAAAAACCAA GTTCTTGTTGGCACAGCCCAGGTCTTTTTGGACATGGTCACCCAGACGTACGTGGCTTTAAGCTCCCTGAGCGTTGTCATCATAGACGAGTGCCACCACGGCACTGGTCACCACCCATTTCGTGAGTTCATGCGATTGTTCACTATCGctaatcaaacaaaattgcCGCGCGTGGTGGGTCTCACCGGGGTGTTAATCAAGGGAAATGAAATTACGAACGTGGCCACGAAACTTAAAGAGCTAGAGATCACATATCGGGGAAACATCATTACCGTGTCCGACACCAAGGAGATGGAAAACGTGATGCT GTACGCCACCAAGCCCACAGAGGTCATGGTGTCCTTTCCACATCAAGAGCAAGTGCTCACGGTTACAAGGTTAATAAGCGCAGAAATTGAAAAGTTCTATGTATCCTTAGACCTCATGAATATTGGCGTTCAACCGATCCGAAGGTCAAAGTCATTGCAATGCCTGCGGGATCCGTCGAAGAAGAGCTTTGTAAAGCAACTGTTCAACGATTTTCTGTACCAGATGAAAGAGTATGGCATCTACGCAGCTTCCATAGCCATAATCTCGTTAATTGTTGAGTTCGATATAAAGAGGCGCCAGGCCGAGACGCTAAGCGTGAAATTGATGCATAGGACGGCCTTGACCTTGTGCGAGAAAATCCGTCACTTGCTGGTGCAAAAACTGCAAGACATGACTtatgacgacgacgatgacaaCGTAAACACTGAGGAAGTCATTATGAACTTCTCCACCCCGAAAGTGCAGCGATTCCTGATGAGTCTTAAGGTATCCTTCGCTGATAAAGATCCCAAAGATATCTGCTGTCTGGTCTTTGTTGAACGCCGCTACACCTGCAAGTGCATCTATGGCTTGCTGCTCAACTACATCCAGTCTACGCCTGAGCTGCGAAACGTGCTCACGCCCCAATTCATGGTGGGCCGCAACAATATTTCTCCAGACTTTGAGAGCGTCTTGGAgagaaaatggcaaaaatct GCCATTCAGCAGTTTCGGGACGGTAATGCCAATCTTATGATATGTTCAAGCGTCCTAGAAGAAGGCATCGATGTGCAGGCCTGCAATCATGTCTTTATTCTTGATCCTGTTAAAACCTTTAACATGTACGTGCAGTCAAAGGGTCGGGCTCGTACCACTGAGGCCAAATTCGTGCTGTTCACAGCTGATAAGGAAAGGGAAAAGACAATTCAGCAAATTTATCAGTATCGAAAAGCGCATAATGACATTGCCGAATATTTAAAGGATCGAGTTCTAGAAAAAACTGAGCCAGAATTGTACGAAATCAAAGGGCACTTCCAGGACGATATTGACCCTTTTACCAATGAGAACGGTGCCGTGTTGCTTCCCAACAATGCCCTGGCCATACTGCATCGCTATTGCCAGACAATTCCCACGGATGCTTTTGGCTTTGTGATCCCCTGGTTCCATGTATTGCAAGAAGACGAACGTGATAGAATATTTGGTGTTTCTGCCAAGGGCAAGCACGTAATTTCAATCAACATGCCAGTAAATTGCATGCTAAGAGACACAATTTAC AGCGATCCCATGGACAATGTTAAAACAGCCAAAATATCAGCTGCCTTCAAAGCGTGTAAAGTACTCTACAGTTTGGGAGAGTTAAACGAGAGATTCGTGCCCAAAACATTAAAGGAGCGCGTAGCCTCTATTGCTGATGTTCATTTTGAGCACTGGAATAAGTATGGCGATA TGACTGCGACAGTCAACAAGGCCGATAAGAGCAAGGACAGAACCTACAAGACCGAATGTCCATTAGAGTTTTACGACGCACTTCCGCGGGTAGGTGAAATCTGTTATGCCTACGAAATATTTTTGGAGCCGCAGTTTGAATCGTGTGAGTACACGGAACACATGTATTTAAATCTCCAAACACCAAGAAATTATGCTATATTGCTGCGGAACAAGCTGCCACGCCTTGCAGAGATGCCCCTGTTTAGCAATCAGGGTAAGCTACACGTTCGAGTGGCCAATGCACCACTTGAAGTAATTATCCAGAACTCCGAACAGCTGGAGCTGCTCCATCAGTTTCACGGAATGGTATTCCGCGATATCTTGAAGATTTGGCATCCGTTCTTTGTGCTGGATCGTCGCAGCAAGGAGAACTCCTACCTGGTAGTTCCTCTCATACTGGGTGCGGGTGAACAGAAATGCTTTGACTGGGAACTGATGACCAACTTCCGAAGACTACCGCAAAGTCATGGGTCAAATGTACAGCAACGCGAGCAACAACCTGCTCCACGTCCTGAAGATTTTGAGGGCAAAATTGTTACACAATGGTATGCCAACTATGATAAGCCCATGCTGGTCACAAAGGTGCACCGTGAGCTAACACCGTTAAGTTATATGGAAAAGAACCAACAGGACAAGACCTACTACGAGTTTACCATGTCAAAGTACGGCAACCGCATTGGTGATGTTGTTCACAAGGATAAGTTTATGATCGAGGTCAGAGACCTTACGGAACAGCTCACTTTCTACGTTCATAATCGTGGAAAGTTCAACGCGAAGAGCAAGGCTAAGATGAAAGTTATTTTGATTCCGGAGCTATGCTTCAATTTTAACTTTCCTGGGGATTTATGGCTTAAGTTGATCTTCCTACCCAGCATTTTAAACCGCATGTACTTCCTTCTCCACGCAGAGGCCTTACGTAAGCGATTTAATACGTATTTAAACCTCCATCTGCTGCCTTTTAATGGAACTGATTACATGCCCAGACCACTAGAAATTGATTATTCGCTAAAGCGGAATGTCGACCCCTTGGGCAATGTCATACCAACTGAGGATATCGAGGAGCCGAAATCCCTTTTAGAGCCAATGCCCACAAAGTCCATTGAGGCGTCCGTGGCCAATCTTGAAATAACAGAATTCGAAAATCCCTGGCAAAAGTATATGGAGCCGGTTGATCTGTCGCGAAATCTTTTGAGTACGTATCCCGTAGAGCTGGACTACTACTATCATTTTAGCGTTGGTAATGTATGTGAGATGAATGAGATGGATTTTGAAGATAAGGAATACTGGGCAAAAAATCAGTTCCATATGCCCACGGGTAATATCTATGGCAACAGAACTCCGGCCAAGACTAACGCAAACGTGCCAGCTTTGATGCCGTCGAAACCGACTGTCCGCGGGAAGGTAAAACCACTGCTCATTTTGCAAAAAACTGTTTCCAAAGAACATATAACGCCAGCGGAGCAGGGCGAGTTTTTGGCTGCAATCACTGCCTCGAGCGCAGCGGATGTTTTCGACATGGAACGCCTTGAGATTCTGGGCGATTCCTTCTTAAAACTTAGTGCCACGCTCTACTTGGCCAGCAAGTATTCGGATTGGAATGAGGGCACTCTTACAGAGGTCAAATCCAAGCTTGTGTCTAATCGTAACCTGTTGTTCTGCCTCATCGACGCGGACATTCCCAAAACGCTCAACACCATTCAGTTTACGCCTAGATACACATGGCTTCCACCTGGCATCAGTTTGCCCCACAATGTTCTAGCCTTGTGGCGAGAAAATCCGGAATTCGCAAAGATTATTGGCCCACACAATCTCCGTGACTTGGCTCTCGGCGATGAGGAGTCCCTGGTGAAGGGCAACTGCAGCGATATCAACTACAACCGCTTCGTGGAGGGATGTCGAGCAAATGGGCAGTCCTTTTATGCCGGTGCCGATTTTTCATCCGAGGTGAACTTCTGCGTGGGACTGGTCACGATTCCCAACAAGGTGATAGCCGATACCCTTGAGGCGCTATTGGGCGTAATCGTTAAGAACTACGGATTGCAGCATGCCTTCAAGATGCTAGAGTACTTCAAGATTTGCCGTGCGGATATTGACAAGCCGCTTACTCAGTTACTGAACCTCGAACTGGGCGGCAAGAAAATGCGGGCGAACGTGAATACTACAGAAATTGACGGCTTTCTCATAAATCACTattatttggaaaaaaatCTTGGCTACACGTTTAAGGATCGACGATATTTGTTGCAGGCCCTCACCCATCCCTCGTATCCCACTAATCGCATCACTGGGTCCTATCAGGAGCTGGAATTTATTGGCGATGCCATACTCGACTTTCTAATCTCTGCCTATATTTTCGAGAACAATACGAAAATGAATCCGGGCGCCCTCACAGATCTGCGTTCCGCTTTGGTCAACAATACTACGCTGGCCTGCATTTGCGTGCGGCATCGGTTGCACTTTTTTATCCTAGCGGAGAACGCAAAGCTCTCCGAGATCATATCCAAATTCGTGAATTTCCAGGAGAGCCAGGGTCACCGGGTTACCAACTATGTGCGCATTCTGCTCGAGGAAGCTGATGTTCAGCCGACTCCGCTGGACTTGGATGACGAATTGGATATGACTGAGTTACCGCatgcaaataaatgcatttctcAGGAAGCAGAGAAAGGAGTCCCACCAAAAGGTGAGTTCAACATGTCCACAAACGTGGATGTGCCAAAGGCGTTGGGGGATGTTCTGGAGGCCCTTATTGCAGCCGTATACCTGGACTGCCGAGATCTCCAACGTACTTGGGAGGTAATTTTCAATCTCTTCGAGCCGGAGCTTCAGGAGTTCACGCGCAAAGTGCCCATCAATCATATACGACAGCTCGTTGAGCACAAGCATGCGAAGCCCGTGTTTAGCTCGCCCATCGTCGAAGGGGAAACTGTAATGGTTAGTTGTCAATTTACCTGCATGGAAAAGACGATCAAGGTGTACGGATTTGGGAGCAATAAGGACCAGGCCAAGCTATCGGCTGCCAAGCACGCCCTTCAGCAGCTAAGCAAATGCGACGCCTAA
- the Dcr-2 gene encoding Dicer-2, isoform A, which yields MEDVEIKPRGYQLRLVDHLTKSNGIVYLPTGSGKTFVAILVLKRFSQDFDKPIESGGKRALFMCNTVELARQQAMAVRRCTNFKVGFYVGEQGVDDWTRGMWSDEIKKNQVLVGTAQVFLDMVTQTYVALSSLSVVIIDECHHGTGHHPFREFMRLFTIANQTKLPRVVGLTGVLIKGNEITNVATKLKELEITYRGNIITVSDTKEMENVMLYATKPTEVMVSFPHQEQVLTVTRLISAEIEKFYVSLDLMNIGVQPIRRSKSLQCLRDPSKKSFVKQLFNDFLYQMKEYGIYAASIAIISLIVEFDIKRRQAETLSVKLMHRTALTLCEKIRHLLVQKLQDMTYDDDDDNVNTEEVIMNFSTPKVQRFLMSLKVSFADKDPKDICCLVFVERRYTCKCIYGLLLNYIQSTPELRNVLTPQFMVGRNNISPDFESVLERKWQKSAIQQFRDGNANLMICSSVLEEGIDVQACNHVFILDPVKTFNMYVQSKGRARTTEAKFVLFTADKEREKTIQQIYQYRKAHNDIAEYLKDRVLEKTEPELYEIKGHFQDDIDPFTNENGAVLLPNNALAILHRYCQTIPTDAFGFVIPWFHVLQEDERDRIFGVSAKGKHVISINMPVNCMLRDTIYSDPMDNVKTAKISAAFKACKVLYSLGELNERFVPKTLKERVASIADVHFEHWNKYGDSVTATVNKADKSKDRTYKTECPLEFYDALPRVGEICYAYEIFLEPQFESCEYTEHMYLNLQTPRNYAILLRNKLPRLAEMPLFSNQGKLHVRVANAPLEVIIQNSEQLELLHQFHGMVFRDILKIWHPFFVLDRRSKENSYLVVPLILGAGEQKCFDWELMTNFRRLPQSHGSNVQQREQQPAPRPEDFEGKIVTQWYANYDKPMLVTKVHRELTPLSYMEKNQQDKTYYEFTMSKYGNRIGDVVHKDKFMIEVRDLTEQLTFYVHNRGKFNAKSKAKMKVILIPELCFNFNFPGDLWLKLIFLPSILNRMYFLLHAEALRKRFNTYLNLHLLPFNGTDYMPRPLEIDYSLKRNVDPLGNVIPTEDIEEPKSLLEPMPTKSIEASVANLEITEFENPWQKYMEPVDLSRNLLSTYPVELDYYYHFSVGNVCEMNEMDFEDKEYWAKNQFHMPTGNIYGNRTPAKTNANVPALMPSKPTVRGKVKPLLILQKTVSKEHITPAEQGEFLAAITASSAADVFDMERLEILGDSFLKLSATLYLASKYSDWNEGTLTEVKSKLVSNRNLLFCLIDADIPKTLNTIQFTPRYTWLPPGISLPHNVLALWRENPEFAKIIGPHNLRDLALGDEESLVKGNCSDINYNRFVEGCRANGQSFYAGADFSSEVNFCVGLVTIPNKVIADTLEALLGVIVKNYGLQHAFKMLEYFKICRADIDKPLTQLLNLELGGKKMRANVNTTEIDGFLINHYYLEKNLGYTFKDRRYLLQALTHPSYPTNRITGSYQELEFIGDAILDFLISAYIFENNTKMNPGALTDLRSALVNNTTLACICVRHRLHFFILAENAKLSEIISKFVNFQESQGHRVTNYVRILLEEADVQPTPLDLDDELDMTELPHANKCISQEAEKGVPPKGEFNMSTNVDVPKALGDVLEALIAAVYLDCRDLQRTWEVIFNLFEPELQEFTRKVPINHIRQLVEHKHAKPVFSSPIVEGETVMVSCQFTCMEKTIKVYGFGSNKDQAKLSAAKHALQQLSKCDA from the exons ATGGAAGATGTGGAAATCAAG CCTCGCGGCTATCAACTTCGCCTGGTTGACCACCTAACGAAGAGCAATGGCATTGTCTACCTGCCCACAGGATCTGGGAAAACGTTCGTGGCCATCCTGGTCCTAAAGCGCTTCTCGCAGGACTTTGACAA ACCCATCGAAAGCGGCGGAAAGCGTGCGTTGTTCATGTGCAATACTGTGGAATTGGCCCGACAACAGGCGATGGCCGTCAGGCGGTGCACCAACTTTAAGGTTGGCTTTTATGTGGGTGAACAGGGAGTGGATGACTGGACGCGCGGAATGTGGAGTGATGAAATCAAAAAAAACCAA GTTCTTGTTGGCACAGCCCAGGTCTTTTTGGACATGGTCACCCAGACGTACGTGGCTTTAAGCTCCCTGAGCGTTGTCATCATAGACGAGTGCCACCACGGCACTGGTCACCACCCATTTCGTGAGTTCATGCGATTGTTCACTATCGctaatcaaacaaaattgcCGCGCGTGGTGGGTCTCACCGGGGTGTTAATCAAGGGAAATGAAATTACGAACGTGGCCACGAAACTTAAAGAGCTAGAGATCACATATCGGGGAAACATCATTACCGTGTCCGACACCAAGGAGATGGAAAACGTGATGCT GTACGCCACCAAGCCCACAGAGGTCATGGTGTCCTTTCCACATCAAGAGCAAGTGCTCACGGTTACAAGGTTAATAAGCGCAGAAATTGAAAAGTTCTATGTATCCTTAGACCTCATGAATATTGGCGTTCAACCGATCCGAAGGTCAAAGTCATTGCAATGCCTGCGGGATCCGTCGAAGAAGAGCTTTGTAAAGCAACTGTTCAACGATTTTCTGTACCAGATGAAAGAGTATGGCATCTACGCAGCTTCCATAGCCATAATCTCGTTAATTGTTGAGTTCGATATAAAGAGGCGCCAGGCCGAGACGCTAAGCGTGAAATTGATGCATAGGACGGCCTTGACCTTGTGCGAGAAAATCCGTCACTTGCTGGTGCAAAAACTGCAAGACATGACTtatgacgacgacgatgacaaCGTAAACACTGAGGAAGTCATTATGAACTTCTCCACCCCGAAAGTGCAGCGATTCCTGATGAGTCTTAAGGTATCCTTCGCTGATAAAGATCCCAAAGATATCTGCTGTCTGGTCTTTGTTGAACGCCGCTACACCTGCAAGTGCATCTATGGCTTGCTGCTCAACTACATCCAGTCTACGCCTGAGCTGCGAAACGTGCTCACGCCCCAATTCATGGTGGGCCGCAACAATATTTCTCCAGACTTTGAGAGCGTCTTGGAgagaaaatggcaaaaatct GCCATTCAGCAGTTTCGGGACGGTAATGCCAATCTTATGATATGTTCAAGCGTCCTAGAAGAAGGCATCGATGTGCAGGCCTGCAATCATGTCTTTATTCTTGATCCTGTTAAAACCTTTAACATGTACGTGCAGTCAAAGGGTCGGGCTCGTACCACTGAGGCCAAATTCGTGCTGTTCACAGCTGATAAGGAAAGGGAAAAGACAATTCAGCAAATTTATCAGTATCGAAAAGCGCATAATGACATTGCCGAATATTTAAAGGATCGAGTTCTAGAAAAAACTGAGCCAGAATTGTACGAAATCAAAGGGCACTTCCAGGACGATATTGACCCTTTTACCAATGAGAACGGTGCCGTGTTGCTTCCCAACAATGCCCTGGCCATACTGCATCGCTATTGCCAGACAATTCCCACGGATGCTTTTGGCTTTGTGATCCCCTGGTTCCATGTATTGCAAGAAGACGAACGTGATAGAATATTTGGTGTTTCTGCCAAGGGCAAGCACGTAATTTCAATCAACATGCCAGTAAATTGCATGCTAAGAGACACAATTTAC AGCGATCCCATGGACAATGTTAAAACAGCCAAAATATCAGCTGCCTTCAAAGCGTGTAAAGTACTCTACAGTTTGGGAGAGTTAAACGAGAGATTCGTGCCCAAAACATTAAAGGAGCGCGTAGCCTCTATTGCTGATGTTCATTTTGAGCACTGGAATAAGTATGGCGATAGTG TGACTGCGACAGTCAACAAGGCCGATAAGAGCAAGGACAGAACCTACAAGACCGAATGTCCATTAGAGTTTTACGACGCACTTCCGCGGGTAGGTGAAATCTGTTATGCCTACGAAATATTTTTGGAGCCGCAGTTTGAATCGTGTGAGTACACGGAACACATGTATTTAAATCTCCAAACACCAAGAAATTATGCTATATTGCTGCGGAACAAGCTGCCACGCCTTGCAGAGATGCCCCTGTTTAGCAATCAGGGTAAGCTACACGTTCGAGTGGCCAATGCACCACTTGAAGTAATTATCCAGAACTCCGAACAGCTGGAGCTGCTCCATCAGTTTCACGGAATGGTATTCCGCGATATCTTGAAGATTTGGCATCCGTTCTTTGTGCTGGATCGTCGCAGCAAGGAGAACTCCTACCTGGTAGTTCCTCTCATACTGGGTGCGGGTGAACAGAAATGCTTTGACTGGGAACTGATGACCAACTTCCGAAGACTACCGCAAAGTCATGGGTCAAATGTACAGCAACGCGAGCAACAACCTGCTCCACGTCCTGAAGATTTTGAGGGCAAAATTGTTACACAATGGTATGCCAACTATGATAAGCCCATGCTGGTCACAAAGGTGCACCGTGAGCTAACACCGTTAAGTTATATGGAAAAGAACCAACAGGACAAGACCTACTACGAGTTTACCATGTCAAAGTACGGCAACCGCATTGGTGATGTTGTTCACAAGGATAAGTTTATGATCGAGGTCAGAGACCTTACGGAACAGCTCACTTTCTACGTTCATAATCGTGGAAAGTTCAACGCGAAGAGCAAGGCTAAGATGAAAGTTATTTTGATTCCGGAGCTATGCTTCAATTTTAACTTTCCTGGGGATTTATGGCTTAAGTTGATCTTCCTACCCAGCATTTTAAACCGCATGTACTTCCTTCTCCACGCAGAGGCCTTACGTAAGCGATTTAATACGTATTTAAACCTCCATCTGCTGCCTTTTAATGGAACTGATTACATGCCCAGACCACTAGAAATTGATTATTCGCTAAAGCGGAATGTCGACCCCTTGGGCAATGTCATACCAACTGAGGATATCGAGGAGCCGAAATCCCTTTTAGAGCCAATGCCCACAAAGTCCATTGAGGCGTCCGTGGCCAATCTTGAAATAACAGAATTCGAAAATCCCTGGCAAAAGTATATGGAGCCGGTTGATCTGTCGCGAAATCTTTTGAGTACGTATCCCGTAGAGCTGGACTACTACTATCATTTTAGCGTTGGTAATGTATGTGAGATGAATGAGATGGATTTTGAAGATAAGGAATACTGGGCAAAAAATCAGTTCCATATGCCCACGGGTAATATCTATGGCAACAGAACTCCGGCCAAGACTAACGCAAACGTGCCAGCTTTGATGCCGTCGAAACCGACTGTCCGCGGGAAGGTAAAACCACTGCTCATTTTGCAAAAAACTGTTTCCAAAGAACATATAACGCCAGCGGAGCAGGGCGAGTTTTTGGCTGCAATCACTGCCTCGAGCGCAGCGGATGTTTTCGACATGGAACGCCTTGAGATTCTGGGCGATTCCTTCTTAAAACTTAGTGCCACGCTCTACTTGGCCAGCAAGTATTCGGATTGGAATGAGGGCACTCTTACAGAGGTCAAATCCAAGCTTGTGTCTAATCGTAACCTGTTGTTCTGCCTCATCGACGCGGACATTCCCAAAACGCTCAACACCATTCAGTTTACGCCTAGATACACATGGCTTCCACCTGGCATCAGTTTGCCCCACAATGTTCTAGCCTTGTGGCGAGAAAATCCGGAATTCGCAAAGATTATTGGCCCACACAATCTCCGTGACTTGGCTCTCGGCGATGAGGAGTCCCTGGTGAAGGGCAACTGCAGCGATATCAACTACAACCGCTTCGTGGAGGGATGTCGAGCAAATGGGCAGTCCTTTTATGCCGGTGCCGATTTTTCATCCGAGGTGAACTTCTGCGTGGGACTGGTCACGATTCCCAACAAGGTGATAGCCGATACCCTTGAGGCGCTATTGGGCGTAATCGTTAAGAACTACGGATTGCAGCATGCCTTCAAGATGCTAGAGTACTTCAAGATTTGCCGTGCGGATATTGACAAGCCGCTTACTCAGTTACTGAACCTCGAACTGGGCGGCAAGAAAATGCGGGCGAACGTGAATACTACAGAAATTGACGGCTTTCTCATAAATCACTattatttggaaaaaaatCTTGGCTACACGTTTAAGGATCGACGATATTTGTTGCAGGCCCTCACCCATCCCTCGTATCCCACTAATCGCATCACTGGGTCCTATCAGGAGCTGGAATTTATTGGCGATGCCATACTCGACTTTCTAATCTCTGCCTATATTTTCGAGAACAATACGAAAATGAATCCGGGCGCCCTCACAGATCTGCGTTCCGCTTTGGTCAACAATACTACGCTGGCCTGCATTTGCGTGCGGCATCGGTTGCACTTTTTTATCCTAGCGGAGAACGCAAAGCTCTCCGAGATCATATCCAAATTCGTGAATTTCCAGGAGAGCCAGGGTCACCGGGTTACCAACTATGTGCGCATTCTGCTCGAGGAAGCTGATGTTCAGCCGACTCCGCTGGACTTGGATGACGAATTGGATATGACTGAGTTACCGCatgcaaataaatgcatttctcAGGAAGCAGAGAAAGGAGTCCCACCAAAAGGTGAGTTCAACATGTCCACAAACGTGGATGTGCCAAAGGCGTTGGGGGATGTTCTGGAGGCCCTTATTGCAGCCGTATACCTGGACTGCCGAGATCTCCAACGTACTTGGGAGGTAATTTTCAATCTCTTCGAGCCGGAGCTTCAGGAGTTCACGCGCAAAGTGCCCATCAATCATATACGACAGCTCGTTGAGCACAAGCATGCGAAGCCCGTGTTTAGCTCGCCCATCGTCGAAGGGGAAACTGTAATGGTTAGTTGTCAATTTACCTGCATGGAAAAGACGATCAAGGTGTACGGATTTGGGAGCAATAAGGACCAGGCCAAGCTATCGGCTGCCAAGCACGCCCTTCAGCAGCTAAGCAAATGCGACGCCTAA